A genome region from Sphingomonas anseongensis includes the following:
- a CDS encoding SLC13 family permease has product MTLEQIITLLVLAAVVAALIQDKMRADIVALAGAAVLLMAGVVRPVEVEGAFASPAIIALASLFVIAYAMELSGLLDAAIGKLVALCRRIGVAGLWVLIGLAGAASAFLNNTPIVVLGAPVVRDVAKSLNRSPKCYLIPLSYAAVLGGCCTLIGTSTNLLVNDMATVAGQPRFGMFEITPVGLAVSIAGGLYLFFFTSKLIKAGENGASDVDEAVSKAEDFREPGLAGGLVGRAGPFAKKSELRPWAALASSLTFVGVVALASFNVAPIAAAAFAGAVLLILMRVITADEAYRGLRPEVLMLIAGMVVLGIALDQTGLAESATHALIGTMEGMSPLLALIILYGVTLFATELLSNATVAVLFTPVAVSMADAFSVSPRPFLVAVMVAASAAFATPFGYQTNVLVYQMGGYSYLDFLKIGLPLNLITWAAAVVAIQIYFPF; this is encoded by the coding sequence GTGACCCTGGAGCAGATCATCACCTTGCTGGTCCTGGCCGCGGTGGTTGCGGCGCTGATCCAGGACAAGATGCGGGCGGATATCGTCGCCCTCGCCGGGGCGGCCGTCCTGTTGATGGCCGGAGTGGTTCGCCCGGTGGAGGTCGAAGGAGCGTTCGCGAGCCCCGCGATCATTGCCCTCGCGTCCTTGTTTGTCATTGCCTACGCGATGGAGCTGTCGGGATTGCTGGACGCAGCGATCGGCAAGCTAGTCGCCTTGTGCCGCCGGATCGGAGTCGCGGGCCTCTGGGTGCTGATCGGCCTTGCCGGGGCAGCCTCCGCCTTCCTCAACAATACGCCGATCGTCGTGCTTGGCGCTCCGGTTGTCCGCGACGTTGCGAAATCGCTCAATCGGTCGCCCAAATGCTACCTCATTCCCTTGTCCTACGCCGCCGTCCTCGGCGGCTGCTGCACCCTGATCGGAACGTCGACCAACCTGCTGGTCAACGACATGGCGACCGTTGCCGGCCAGCCGCGGTTCGGGATGTTCGAGATCACTCCGGTTGGGCTGGCGGTGTCGATTGCCGGCGGACTTTACCTGTTCTTCTTCACCTCGAAGCTGATCAAGGCCGGTGAAAACGGCGCTTCGGACGTCGATGAAGCCGTGAGCAAGGCCGAGGATTTCCGGGAACCGGGTCTTGCCGGAGGACTCGTGGGGCGCGCGGGCCCCTTCGCGAAGAAATCGGAGCTTCGACCCTGGGCGGCGCTGGCCTCGTCTCTGACGTTCGTCGGCGTCGTTGCGCTCGCCAGCTTCAACGTCGCACCGATCGCCGCGGCGGCGTTCGCTGGCGCGGTACTGCTGATCCTGATGCGGGTGATCACCGCCGACGAAGCCTATCGCGGATTGCGGCCGGAGGTGCTGATGCTGATCGCCGGAATGGTCGTTTTGGGAATTGCGCTCGACCAGACGGGCCTTGCTGAATCGGCAACGCACGCGCTCATCGGAACCATGGAGGGGATGAGCCCGCTACTCGCGCTGATCATCCTTTACGGCGTAACGCTGTTCGCAACCGAGCTTCTGTCGAACGCGACCGTGGCGGTGCTATTCACGCCCGTCGCGGTATCGATGGCGGATGCATTCTCGGTGAGCCCGCGGCCGTTCCTCGTGGCTGTGATGGTCGCCGCCAGCGCGGCATTCGCGACGCCGTTCGGCTACCAGACCAACGTGCTCGTCTACCAAATGGGCGGCTACAGCTATCTCGACTTCCTGAAGATCGGGCTTCCGCTCAACCTCATTACCTGGGCGGCGGCGGTCGTGGCGATCCAGATTTACTTCCCATTTTAG
- a CDS encoding gamma carbonic anhydrase family protein, which translates to MGPKLTLYSLGDLSPALADGAWAAPSADLIGDVRMAGRASVWFGAVIRADNTPILIGEESNVQDGAVGHSDPGAPLTIGARVTIGHQAVVHGCTIADHCLIGMGARILNGAVIGPECLVGAGALITEGKSFEGGSLIVGVPARVLRPLTIEERAAIRVSAAHYAEKAARYAAELQRV; encoded by the coding sequence ATGGGGCCCAAGTTGACGCTCTACAGCCTCGGCGACCTCTCGCCTGCCCTGGCAGACGGCGCCTGGGCCGCGCCTTCCGCAGACCTGATCGGCGACGTCCGGATGGCCGGGCGGGCAAGCGTCTGGTTCGGAGCCGTGATCCGCGCCGACAACACTCCGATCCTCATCGGCGAGGAGAGCAACGTCCAGGACGGCGCGGTCGGCCATTCCGACCCTGGCGCGCCGCTGACCATCGGCGCCCGGGTAACGATCGGCCATCAGGCGGTCGTCCACGGATGCACCATCGCCGACCACTGCCTGATCGGAATGGGCGCCCGGATCCTCAACGGCGCGGTGATCGGCCCCGAATGCCTGGTCGGAGCAGGAGCCCTCATCACCGAAGGAAAGAGCTTCGAGGGCGGGAGCCTGATCGTCGGCGTTCCCGCTCGCGTGTTGCGCCCGCTGACCATCGAAGAGAGGGCCGCCATCCGGGTTTCCGCCGCCCATTACGCGGAAAAGGCGGCGCGCTACGCTGCGGAGCTACAGCGCGTCTAG
- a CDS encoding glutathione S-transferase family protein, giving the protein MWQLYQFPLCPFSRKVRLVLAEKAIAHELVRENPWEKRDEFVDLNPAGETPVMVDAEAGITLIGSQPIVEYLDETVEKMPMIHGNATLRAEIRRLVEWFDEKLYREVVEPLMNERMRKRLVSRESPDTRVLRDSMRIANGHLDYLDYLLDHRRWLAGPGLSLADFTAAAQLSVIDYLGAVDWRGHQQTKDWYAVMKSRPCFRPLLGERMEVIVPPQHYDKVDF; this is encoded by the coding sequence ATGTGGCAACTCTATCAATTCCCGCTCTGTCCGTTTTCCCGCAAGGTCCGGCTGGTCCTCGCCGAAAAAGCCATCGCTCACGAGCTGGTGAGGGAGAATCCGTGGGAGAAGCGCGACGAGTTCGTCGACCTCAATCCGGCGGGCGAAACCCCGGTGATGGTTGACGCCGAAGCGGGGATCACCCTGATCGGAAGCCAGCCGATCGTCGAATATCTCGACGAGACGGTCGAGAAGATGCCGATGATCCACGGCAATGCGACCCTCCGCGCCGAGATCAGGCGGCTGGTCGAATGGTTCGATGAGAAACTGTACCGCGAGGTGGTCGAGCCGCTGATGAACGAGCGGATGCGCAAGCGGCTGGTCAGCCGCGAAAGCCCGGACACGCGCGTGCTTCGCGATTCGATGCGTATCGCCAACGGCCATCTCGATTATCTCGATTATCTGCTCGACCACCGCCGTTGGCTGGCCGGGCCCGGCCTCAGCCTTGCGGACTTCACCGCCGCCGCTCAACTCAGCGTCATCGACTATCTCGGTGCAGTCGACTGGCGAGGACACCAGCAGACTAAGGACTGGTATGCGGTGATGAAATCCAGGCCCTGCTTCCGTCCGCTTCTGGGTGAGCGGATGGAAGTGATCGTCCCGCCGCAGCATTACGACAAGGTCGACTTCTAA